The Streptomyces vinaceus genome contains the following window.
GCTGACCTGGGCTATCGACTCGCAGGTCGGCTCGAACGTCACCCGGATGGTCATGCTGTTCGGCGGTGCCGTGCTGCTCGCGGCCCTCCCGTACGCGGTCCCGCGCAGCCGGCGCTGGTACGGGTTGCTGTTCGCGTTCGTCGGCATCAACGTCTGGATCACCGCCAACAGCATCACGGACATCGTCCGCACCACCCCGGTGGCCGCCTGGAACCGGGAGCTGGCCCCGCTGGTCGACCAGCTGAAGAAGGTCGACGCCGAGCGCGGCCGGGTCGAGGTGGTCCCCGCGAGCAGCCACCGCGAGTCCTCCGCCTTCCCCGCGTACGTGAACCTCGCGCGCGGCTGGAACCGGCAGGCCGACCTGGAACGGAACCCGCTCTTCTACGACGACACCCTCACGGCCGCGAGCTACCGCGAGTGGCTGGACCGCTGGGCCGTGCACTACGTGGTGCTGCCCGCCGACAAACCCGATTCGGGCGGTGAGGACGAGGCGAAGCTGGTGCGCGAGGGGCTCCCGTACCTGGAGCAGGTGTGGGGCGACCGGAACTGGCAGCTGTTCAAGGTCGACGGGCCTACGGACCTGGTGTCCGGGCCGGCCACGGTGGTGCGGGCGGGCGCGGACCAGCTGGTCGTGGACGTGAAGGCGGCCGGGCGGGTGCTCGTACGCATCCCGCACTCGCCGTGGCTGGGGCTGGTGGACGGGGCGGGCAAGCCGGTGCCGCCGCCGCAGGAGACCTTCGCGTCGAAGGCGCGCGGCGGGGGCGGGGGCGGCGGCTCGGGCACGCTGCCGAAGGAGTACGCGAACACGGCGGGCTGCCTGTTCAAGGCGGCTCCGGACCCGGCGGGTGATGTCTGGACGGAGCTGCTGGCGCCGGGGCCGGGGGTGTACCGGGTCGCGGCGAAGTACCAGCTGCCGCGCGGGACGCCCTGTCCGGAGGAGCTGACGCGGTGGCTGTCGGGGCCGCTGGAGCGCCCGGCTCCGCCGCGCCCTTGATCGGGAGTTTTTACGGTCGGTCCGGGTGCGTTGCTCCGCATATCTGCATACGATCCCAATAGTCCGATTGGGTGCTTCCCGAGGGAGTTGACGACGGGATGAGCAAAGAGCAGCAGAGGCAGGATTTCCGCGAGGCCTTCCAGGCCCAGGAGCCGGATCGGCCGCCGCGTCCGGCGGGCCACGGGTTCGACGGGCTGGTGCGGAGCAAGGTCAAGGGCGGAGCGCACACGAAGGCGTCCCTGAAGCGGGCCGGGGCGCCCCAGGGCGACCGCATCGGTGAACGCAGCAGAGGCCTGAGCTGATCCCAGGACCCAGGACGCACGCGTCTCACGTCCCAGCCCTCCCGGTTTCGGCCGGGAGGGCTTTCGTACGGCTTCCACCTGGGACTTCGGTCCTTCACGGGGCTGCGCCCGAGCGTCCGGACAATCGTTACATTGCCGACGGATTACCAGAACATGACCCCCGTAATGTCGGTTCCGTCGCCGGCCCGCCCACGCCGCCCCACCGCGCCCCGGCCGTCGGGCCTCCGCCCGGCGGCCCTTCCCTGCACGGAGAACGCCATGCCCCCCAGCACCCTCATGCCCCGTACGCGCCGGGCGATCATGACGACGACCCTGACGCTCTCCGTCACGGGCGCCCTGGCCGCCTGCGGCGCCGGAGGCACGAAGCTCCCGCCCGACCCCGAGGTCGGCAACGCGTCGGCGGCAGCCCCCGCCGCCCACACCTCGACCGCCCTGCCCCCGTCGAAGCCCACCGGAATGAAGATCGACGCGGCGGGCGTGGACGCGAAGAAGATGGTCGACCTCAAGGTGGACGCCACCGGCGAACTCGGCGTTCCCGACGCCGACACGGAGGCGAACAGCCCCGGTTGGTGGACCGGGGGTGCGACCCCGGGCGAGAAGGGCGTCTCCGTCCTCGTCGCCCACTTCGACACCAAGCACGGCCCGGCGCTGATGAAGGACGTCAAGAAGATCAAGCTCGGCGACCTGATCGAAGTACCGCGCGAGGACGGCAGGACGGCCACGTTCGAGATCCGCGAGATCGAGGACGTCAACAAGAAGGACTTCCCGACCGACAAGGTCTACGGCGAGACCCGGCGCCCCGAACTCCGCCTCCTCACCTGCGGCGGCGAGATCAAGGACGGCCACCGCACCAACAACGTCATCTTCTACGCGGACCTGGTCGCCTGACCCACCGCACGCAAAAGGGCACTTACCGACTTCGGTAAGTGCCCTTCGGGCTGTGCCCTCGGCAGGATTCGAACCTGCGACACCGGCTTTAGGAGAGCCGTGCTCTATCCCCTGAGCTACGAAGGCGCGACCGAGCGCTGACAGCCTAGCCGATCAGGCCGGTCGAGGTCGCCTCGATTCCCGTGCACCCGCGCCGGGCTCGTCTGAGGCCGCGTGCGGCTCGGCCGCCGCGCGATGAACGAGGTCGGCGCCGGCCCGCAGGGCGACACCGGCCGGCAGTACACCGGCGCTCAGTGGCGTGTTGCCGGGCGGGCGGAGGCCGGGGCGCGCCGTCGCCGAGGGGAATTCCGGACGATTCGGTTTGAGGTTCCGTGCGCCGGTCCATGGGACTCCCATGGAATTCCTTCGTCCCGCCGGCTGGGAGGAGGCGCTCGCGGCCAAGGCGGAGCACCCCACCGCCGTGCCCATCGCCGGCGGCACCGACGTGATGGTCGAGATCAACTTCGACCACCGCCGGCCGGAGTACCTCATGGACCTGAACCGCATCGGGGCGCTGCGGGAATGGGAGACCGGCGAGGACGTCGTACGGCTCGGCGCCTCCGTCCCGTACACGCAGATCATGGAGCACCTGCGGGCGCAGCTCCCGGGCCTGGCCCTCGCCTCGCACACCGTGGCCTCCCCGCAGATCCGCAACCGCGGCAGCGTCGGCGGCAACCTCGGGACCGCCTCCCCGGCCGGTGACGCCCACCCGGCGCTGCTCGCCGCCGGGGCGCAGGTCGAGGTGGAGTCCGTACGGGGCTCCCGGCTGATCCCGATCGACGCCTTCTACACCGGGGTCAAGCGCAACGCCCTGGCCCCCGACGAGCTGATCAAGGCCGTGCACGTCTCCGTGGCCGACGGGCCCCAGCAGTTCTCCAAGGTCGGCACCCGCAACGCCATGGTCATCGCCGTCTGCGCCTTCGGCCTGGCCCTGCACCCGCGCACGCGGAGCGTCCGTACGGGCATCGGCTCGGCCGCGCCCACGCCGGTCCGGGCCGAGACGGCCGAGGAGTTCCTGGCCGCCGCGCTGGACGAGGGCGGGTTCTGGGAGTCCCGTACGGCCATCACCCCGTCCATCGCCAAGCAGTTCGGGGATCTCGCCGCCGCGGCCTGCAATCCGATCGACGACGTGCGCGGCACCGCGAAGTACCGCCGGCACGCCGTGGGCGTCCTGGCCCGCCGTCAGCTCCTGTGGACCTGGGAGGAGTACTGCGGCCGCCCGGCCGCGTGACCGCGTGCCCCGGCCCGGCGGTCCGCCTCAGACGCCCATCGGGGTGTGCAGCTCCACGACGACCTCCACCTCGACGGGCGCGTCCAGCGGCAGCACCGCCACCCCCACCGCGCTGCGCACATGGATGCCGGCGTCGCCGAAAGCGGTGCCGAACAGCTCGCTCGCCCCGTTGACCACGCCGGGCTGGCCGGTGAACCGCGGATCGCTGGCGACGAACCCGACCACCTTGACCACCCGCTTCACGGCGGACAGGTCCCCGGCCACCGAGGCGATCGCGGCGAGCGCGTTCAGCGCGCACTGTCGGGCCAGCCCCTTGGCCTGCTCCTCGGTCACCTCGGCCCCGACCTTGCCGGTCAGCGGCAGCGCGCCGTCGACCATCGGGAGCTGGCCGGAGGTGTACACGTGGTGCCCGTTGACCAGGGCCGGCACGTACGCGCCCAGCGGGGCGAGGGTCTTCGGGAGGGTGAACCCGGCCGCTGCGAGCCGCTCTTCGGGGGTGCCGGTCGTCATCCTGCGTCTCCTCGGTGTCGTGCCGGTGTCTCAGGGGCGGGTGATGCGGACCTGGAAGCTGCCGTTGCGCAGTTCGCCCACCACCGAGACGCTGATGCCGGTCTGTTCGTCGGTGAAGGTCTCGCCCGGCCGGAACGGCGCGTCCGACAGCTCCCCGTGCACGTTGGGGCGCCGGGTGCAGCCACCGCTGCCGACCGCGCTGTCCGAGACGGTGACGGGCCCGCGCCCGGTGTCCACCTGGGAGTCCACCTTGTAGATCAGTACGCCGGGCTTGCAGACGGCCTCGTCGTTCCCGGCCTGGGTGCGCACCTCCACCGCGTACCCGGCGGTGTCCGACAGCGGGACGAAGGCCAGCTTGGTGCCGCCCTGCACCCCCAGCGGGGTCAGGGTGTGGTCGCTGACGCCGGATTTCGCGGCGCAGCTGATCTGCGAGCTGTCCAGCCAGCCCAGCTTCCACTTGTGCCAGCCCAGCAGGTCGTTGTTGGCTCCCCAGTCCTCGCTCATGATGTCCCAGTGCCCGACCGTGCCCCCGCCGTCGGCGGTGTAGAGGTCGGGCAGCCCGAAGACGTGCCCGTTCTCGTGGGGGAGCACCCGGTAGCCGGTCTCCCGGTAGGTGCCCGAGCCGTCGTCCTGGCGGCTGTAGACGAAGGACGTGTTGGCGAGGGGTACGCCGTCGGCCATCGGCGCCTCGGCGTTCCCCGAGAAGGTCACCGAGAGCACGGTGTCCAGGGCGGACGGTCCGGCGTTGGGCGTGACCAGGATGTTGACCAGGTCGTAGCGGCTGAAGTCCACCTCCGCGTCGGCGGCCTTCACGATGTGCTCGACGAGCTGCCGGTAGCCCGGCTCGTACGTGGATCCGCGCCCGATCCCGTACGCGGCGAACGGCATCGGCATCCGCAGCCAGGTCCTTATCGGGGCCTCGGCCCGGTACGTGAGCCGCCCGTACGAGCTGGTGCGGAACCAGTCGGAGGTCTGGGGGAAGAACTCCGCCATGCGGTCCAGCGCCGTGCCCTCGCCCTTGGCGTCCGGGAAGTCGATCATCAGGTTCAGCGCGCGGACCTCGCCGGTCGAGCGGGAGTACCCCGGCGGGGTCGGCAGCCCCTCGGACATCTGG
Protein-coding sequences here:
- a CDS encoding sortase domain-bontaining protein, which gives rise to MPPSTLMPRTRRAIMTTTLTLSVTGALAACGAGGTKLPPDPEVGNASAAAPAAHTSTALPPSKPTGMKIDAAGVDAKKMVDLKVDATGELGVPDADTEANSPGWWTGGATPGEKGVSVLVAHFDTKHGPALMKDVKKIKLGDLIEVPREDGRTATFEIREIEDVNKKDFPTDKVYGETRRPELRLLTCGGEIKDGHRTNNVIFYADLVA
- a CDS encoding FAD binding domain-containing protein, encoding MEFLRPAGWEEALAAKAEHPTAVPIAGGTDVMVEINFDHRRPEYLMDLNRIGALREWETGEDVVRLGASVPYTQIMEHLRAQLPGLALASHTVASPQIRNRGSVGGNLGTASPAGDAHPALLAAGAQVEVESVRGSRLIPIDAFYTGVKRNALAPDELIKAVHVSVADGPQQFSKVGTRNAMVIAVCAFGLALHPRTRSVRTGIGSAAPTPVRAETAEEFLAAALDEGGFWESRTAITPSIAKQFGDLAAAACNPIDDVRGTAKYRRHAVGVLARRQLLWTWEEYCGRPAA
- a CDS encoding RidA family protein, coding for MTTGTPEERLAAAGFTLPKTLAPLGAYVPALVNGHHVYTSGQLPMVDGALPLTGKVGAEVTEEQAKGLARQCALNALAAIASVAGDLSAVKRVVKVVGFVASDPRFTGQPGVVNGASELFGTAFGDAGIHVRSAVGVAVLPLDAPVEVEVVVELHTPMGV
- a CDS encoding M6 family metalloprotease domain-containing protein; the encoded protein is MPQTRHRIRAPRRAGAYIGLTVLALGITATASTGISSRGHSAAGPVATSAESALAPCRITGAMGVQMSEGLPTPPGYSRSTGEVRALNLMIDFPDAKGEGTALDRMAEFFPQTSDWFRTSSYGRLTYRAEAPIRTWLRMPMPFAAYGIGRGSTYEPGYRQLVEHIVKAADAEVDFSRYDLVNILVTPNAGPSALDTVLSVTFSGNAEAPMADGVPLANTSFVYSRQDDGSGTYRETGYRVLPHENGHVFGLPDLYTADGGGTVGHWDIMSEDWGANNDLLGWHKWKLGWLDSSQISCAAKSGVSDHTLTPLGVQGGTKLAFVPLSDTAGYAVEVRTQAGNDEAVCKPGVLIYKVDSQVDTGRGPVTVSDSAVGSGGCTRRPNVHGELSDAPFRPGETFTDEQTGISVSVVGELRNGSFQVRITRP